Within Pseudomonadota bacterium, the genomic segment AAGCTTGGGCATTCCTTTTGAAAAAATTTATATAAACGTAGATCGATATGGGAATACATCTGCTGCTTCCATACCGCTTGCTCTTGATGAAGCAAACAGGAAGGGGCTTATAAAAAAAGATGATTATGTGCTGTTAATCACCTTTGGTGCTGGTATTACATGGGGAGGAACGGTGTTGAGATGGTGCTTCTGATAATTTTTTATAACTTCAAAGTGTTCGAGAAGCAAATTACTTCCTAAGAAGTTTTTAATATTTTTTTGAACGTAGCGATTGTTTCCCCGTAGTTTTTGCTGCCAAAAATAGCCGAACCTGCTACAAATACATCAGCACCTGCGGCAGATACTTCAGCGATTGTCTCTTTGTTTATTCCCCCATCAACCTGGATAAGCGTAGAAAGCCCTTTTTCCTTTATAATATCTGAAAGAGTCTTTATTTTCAAAAGACTGTTTTTTATAAAAGACTGCCCCCCAAAACCGGGATTAACACTCATAATTAGTACAAAATCAAGATATTCGAGTACCCATTCAATAGTTGAAATGGGAGTAGACGGGTTTAAGGCTACACCGGGCTTTGCGCCATGTTCTCTTATAAGATGAACAGTTCTGTTTAAATGTGTGCAGGCTTCAACTTGTACAGAAATAAGAGAAGCGCCGGCTTTTGCAAAATCAGGGATAAATCTATCTGCATTTTCTATCATGAGATGTACATCTACGGGAAGTGATGTAATTGGTCTTACAGCTTCGACCACAAGAGCGCCCATAGTTAAATTCGGGACAAAATGTCCATCCATTACATCAACATGAATCCAGTCTGCCCCGGCTTTTTCAACCGATTGTATTTCTTCCCCAAGTTTAGAAAAATCTGCCGATAGTATAGAGGGCGCTATTAATTTCATGATTACTCCAAAATAATAATTTTGTTAAGTGAAACAACTGGCATTATATTATGATTAATTTATCTCCTTTTTTAATTAAAAAAAGTCAATAGATTTTATCCTTATGGAATCAAATATACTAAAAAAGTATGAGAATATCGATTTATTCTATTTGACATTGAGGCAATATAGCAATTTTCAATTGGACGCTCATTTTTATCGTATGATACAGATGGACGTGTAAATAGCCCATCAATAGAAAAGTTTTTTTTGAAATACATCTGAAATTATTGTTCCAAAAAAAGGAGAAAAACATGATAAATATTAAAATTGAGCGCAAGTTTTATCTGATCGGGTTCTTGGTGTTGCTTATTTTTTGCATGGCATCTTTTTCCTGGGCCGGGGCTCTTGATATATTTAATGCCGAAAAGGGTGAAATAAAAATTTCAGGGGGAACTGCCCATATTCCTGTAATGAAAACCGTAGCCGAAAAAATCATAACCTATAACAATGATATCAATATAAGTATTGCCGGCGGCGGATCAGGGGTTGGAATTAAACAGGTTGGAGAAGGTTTGGTTGATATAGGTAATTCCGGTAGAAAGCCAAAAGATGAGGAAATAAGCAAATACAACCTGAAAATGTTTAAATGGGCTATTGACGGTGTTGGTGTAGTCGTAAATCCTGAAAATACAGTCAAAAGCTTATCAAGCCAACAACTTGTTGATGTTTTTTCAGGAAAAATTGATAATTGGAAATCAATAGGTGGAATTGATAAGAAAATAAATATTTATACTAGAGACAATTCAAGCGGCACACGCGAAGTCTTTTGGAAAAAAGGACTGAACAAGGGAGATATCTCAAAGAAAGCTAATTTTGTTGTTTCAAACGGTGCTATGAAATCTGCTGTAGCAAATGACCCATATGGCATTGGCTATGTTTCTGTTGGTCATATTGATGAAAGTGTTTTACCGGTTAGTTTAGATGGCATTTTACCAAATGAAGAAAATGTACAAAACGGATCTTATAAGATTGCTCGTGGTCTTTATAGCAATACCAAAGGAGATCCACAGGGCATTGTAAAAAAGTTTATAGACTATTTGTTTACACCGGATGGACAACAAATTGTAGTAAAACAAGGATTTATCTCGGTAAAAAGTGAATAAATCAGGAAAGCTGATAGAAAAAAGTTTTGTTGTTGCTGCTGTTTTTTGCGCTGCTTTAACAATTTTGGTTTTTGTATTTATGATGATTATGAGCCTGCCTTTATTCAAAGGCGGGCTCTTTTTTAGCTTAATTAAAAGCCCGTGGAATCCGGAAAAAGGAGTTTTCGGTATTTATCCGATGTTGATAGGCACGGGTTTAATTGTATTGCTAAGTCTATGCTGGGCCTTTCCCATATGCCTTGGCTCATCAGCGCTAATTTCGGTTATTGCCCCTCCAGCGTTTTCAAATTTTTTTAAAAAAATAATCCAAATGATGACAGGAATTCCAACTGTAATCTATGGGTTCGTAGGAGTGTTTCTTCTGGTGCCCTTTATCAGGGAAATGTTTGAAGCCGGAACCGGCATGAATATCCTTTCCGCTTCTCTTATGCTGGCAATGGTTATTTCGCCGACAATGATTATTATTTTTACAGAATCGTTTCAAAATATACCACCATCATATACTGCTGCAGTTGACGCTCTTGGAGGAAGTGCTGTTCAAAAGCTGATATATGTAATTCTTCCTTGTTCCTGGAGGGGTATTCTATCCGGATTGACACTATCTCTTGGAAGAGCTATGGGTGATACATTAATTGCCTTAATGCTGGCCGGTAATGCTGTGGCTGTGCCAGATAGTATATTTGATTCGGCCCGCGCA encodes:
- a CDS encoding ribulose-phosphate 3-epimerase — translated: MKLIAPSILSADFSKLGEEIQSVEKAGADWIHVDVMDGHFVPNLTMGALVVEAVRPITSLPVDVHLMIENADRFIPDFAKAGASLISVQVEACTHLNRTVHLIREHGAKPGVALNPSTPISTIEWVLEYLDFVLIMSVNPGFGGQSFIKNSLLKIKTLSDIIKEKGLSTLIQVDGGINKETIAEVSAAGADVFVAGSAIFGSKNYGETIATFKKILKTS
- a CDS encoding phosphate ABC transporter substrate-binding protein, which translates into the protein MINIKIERKFYLIGFLVLLIFCMASFSWAGALDIFNAEKGEIKISGGTAHIPVMKTVAEKIITYNNDINISIAGGGSGVGIKQVGEGLVDIGNSGRKPKDEEISKYNLKMFKWAIDGVGVVVNPENTVKSLSSQQLVDVFSGKIDNWKSIGGIDKKINIYTRDNSSGTREVFWKKGLNKGDISKKANFVVSNGAMKSAVANDPYGIGYVSVGHIDESVLPVSLDGILPNEENVQNGSYKIARGLYSNTKGDPQGIVKKFIDYLFTPDGQQIVVKQGFISVKSE
- a CDS encoding ABC transporter permease subunit yields the protein MMIMSLPLFKGGLFFSLIKSPWNPEKGVFGIYPMLIGTGLIVLLSLCWAFPICLGSSALISVIAPPAFSNFFKKIIQMMTGIPTVIYGFVGVFLLVPFIREMFEAGTGMNILSASLMLAMVISPTMIIIFTESFQNIPPSYTAAVDALGGSAVQKLIYVILPCSWRGILSGLTLSLGRAMGDTLIALMLAGNAVAVPDSIFDSARALTSHIALVIAADFDSNEFRSIFTCGLVLYTFTTLLIVLVRFLGKESLKDK